The following proteins come from a genomic window of Pyxidicoccus sp. MSG2:
- a CDS encoding DUF1801 domain-containing protein, whose translation MAGKTPKKSAKVAKKAAAKKPLARQAVPKATATRGKGHAVAAKPRLLSGGNPQIAKGYGDAPVQAYIAAMPGWKRDVGRRLDALIARTVPGVHKAVKWNTPLYGIEDQGWFLGIHCFTKYVKVTFFRGMSLRPVPPGESKSQDTRYLDIHEDDPLDEAQFAAWVKQASQLPGERM comes from the coding sequence ATGGCCGGCAAGACGCCCAAGAAGTCGGCGAAGGTCGCAAAGAAGGCCGCGGCGAAGAAACCGCTGGCGCGGCAGGCGGTGCCCAAAGCCACCGCCACCAGGGGCAAAGGCCACGCGGTGGCCGCAAAGCCGCGCCTCCTCTCTGGCGGCAATCCCCAGATCGCGAAAGGTTACGGCGACGCCCCCGTGCAGGCCTACATCGCGGCCATGCCGGGCTGGAAACGCGACGTCGGGCGCCGCCTCGACGCGCTCATCGCGCGCACCGTCCCCGGCGTACACAAGGCGGTCAAATGGAACACGCCGCTGTACGGAATCGAGGACCAGGGCTGGTTCCTCGGCATCCATTGCTTCACGAAGTACGTCAAGGTGACGTTCTTCCGTGGCATGTCGCTGCGTCCTGTCCCTCCCGGCGAGTCCAAGAGCCAGGACACGCGCTACCTCGACATCCACGAGGACGACCCGCTCGACGAAGCTCAGTTCGCCGCTTGGGTGAAGCAAGCCAGCCAATTGCCCGGCGAACGAATGTGA
- a CDS encoding DUF6597 domain-containing transcriptional factor, whose translation MTHAFYRPKAPLDALVDYFWVSGNYVAQAPRERVLPSGSQALVVHLGETPVRVYSGEHTTEAADAPGALLCGARSSPLIIGTTLGPTVGVHFKPGGAHPFFGVPANAVAEQTVALDALWGASAHSLRERLMETSSPLERVQLLEEYLLHRLRRSFEPGPALRASLEAFEEPDLTSVAEVNRRTGLSPKRLLALFREEVGLSPKTFWRVRRFRAALRDLDLGSLRGAALAAEHGYCDQAHFLREFRSLAGSSPREYLAARVADTDHVSVYG comes from the coding sequence ATGACCCACGCGTTCTACCGACCCAAGGCGCCTCTCGACGCGCTCGTGGACTACTTCTGGGTGTCCGGCAACTACGTCGCGCAGGCGCCGCGCGAACGGGTGCTGCCGTCGGGCTCGCAGGCCCTCGTCGTCCATCTCGGTGAGACCCCGGTGCGCGTCTACTCCGGCGAGCACACGACCGAGGCCGCCGACGCCCCCGGCGCGCTCTTGTGCGGCGCGCGAAGCAGCCCGCTGATCATCGGCACCACGCTGGGCCCGACCGTCGGCGTCCACTTCAAGCCCGGTGGCGCGCACCCCTTCTTCGGCGTGCCCGCCAACGCAGTCGCGGAGCAGACCGTGGCGCTGGATGCGCTGTGGGGCGCATCGGCTCACTCGCTGCGCGAACGGTTGATGGAGACGTCCTCGCCGCTCGAGCGAGTGCAACTGCTGGAAGAGTACCTCCTGCACCGACTGCGCCGCTCCTTCGAGCCGGGTCCCGCGCTTCGTGCATCGCTGGAAGCGTTCGAGGAACCCGACCTCACGTCGGTCGCTGAAGTCAATCGCCGGACGGGGCTCTCGCCGAAGCGTCTCCTGGCCCTGTTTCGCGAGGAGGTCGGCCTGAGTCCGAAGACGTTCTGGCGTGTCCGACGGTTTCGAGCGGCGCTACGCGACCTCGATCTGGGCTCCTTGCGTGGCGCCGCGCTGGCCGCCGAGCACGGCTACTGCGACCAGGCTCACTTCCTTCGCGAGTTCCGGTCGCTCGCCGGCTCGAGCCCGCGCGAATACCTCGCGGCGCGCGTCGCGGACACCGACCACGTCTCGGTCTACGGGTAA
- a CDS encoding ABC transporter ATP-binding protein translates to MSADSSTARAEDRSLSGLGALLGLQGPLVAGAALSSTLAAALALVPFFVVARMATSIYATPPDLDAVRALALVAAGALALRYVLVAAANMLAHVAAYRILHELRLRLAKKLGAVPLSFFSRRGAGELKKTLMDDVNQIEAFVAHHFPDAVTALVVPLATAVALLWVDWRMALASVVMAPLAVVAMAVAMRDVGKAHQQWNEIQSRMNSSLLEYLRGIHVIKTFGLSAQRFGDLSRSIEEGLAWMEGFMRTNGRGYGSFGALIGSSLVVLVPMGGWLYTRGTLSLESLVLFLVLGPQLLMSMMRLMFAWGNVDRIQAGNARIQAILAAPDLETPASAARPAHDGVAFRGVGFRYEDGGPEVLHDVSFEAPAGRVTALVGPSGAGKTTLVRLVPRLWEATNGAVELGGVDVRTLPLDELLSHISMVFQDVFLFHGTIHENLRLARPEATDAQIDAACRAARAYDFIQALPRKYDTLLGERGARLSGGEKQRLSIARALLKDAPVLLLDEATAFADPENEARIQEALSELCAGRTVLVVAHRLSTIATADHIVVIDGGRVNDQGTHDELLARCALYQRLWRSHTEALDWSLGDPGTAASAQEVA, encoded by the coding sequence ATGAGTGCCGACTCCTCCACCGCGCGGGCCGAGGACCGCTCGCTCTCGGGCCTCGGGGCGCTCCTCGGGCTGCAGGGGCCGCTCGTCGCCGGAGCCGCGCTCTCGTCGACGTTGGCAGCGGCCCTCGCGCTGGTGCCGTTCTTCGTCGTCGCGCGCATGGCCACCTCCATCTACGCAACGCCGCCGGACCTCGACGCGGTTCGAGCACTCGCCCTCGTCGCCGCGGGCGCGCTCGCGTTGCGCTACGTCCTCGTCGCCGCCGCGAACATGCTGGCGCACGTCGCCGCGTACCGAATCCTTCATGAGCTGCGCCTGCGGCTCGCGAAGAAGCTCGGCGCCGTTCCGCTCTCGTTCTTCAGCCGGCGTGGCGCCGGGGAGCTGAAGAAGACGCTGATGGACGACGTGAACCAGATCGAGGCGTTCGTCGCCCATCACTTTCCGGATGCGGTCACCGCGCTCGTCGTCCCGCTCGCGACGGCCGTCGCCCTTCTGTGGGTCGACTGGCGCATGGCCCTCGCCAGCGTCGTGATGGCGCCGCTCGCCGTCGTGGCGATGGCTGTCGCCATGCGCGACGTCGGCAAGGCGCATCAGCAGTGGAATGAAATCCAGAGCCGGATGAACAGCTCGCTGCTCGAATACCTGCGGGGCATCCACGTCATCAAGACCTTCGGCCTGTCCGCGCAGCGCTTCGGCGACCTCTCGCGCTCCATCGAAGAGGGGCTCGCGTGGATGGAGGGGTTCATGCGCACCAACGGCCGTGGCTACGGCTCGTTCGGCGCGCTCATCGGCTCGAGCCTCGTCGTCCTCGTGCCCATGGGCGGCTGGCTCTACACGCGCGGCACGCTCTCGCTCGAGTCGCTCGTGCTCTTCCTCGTGCTCGGGCCTCAGCTCCTCATGTCGATGATGCGGCTGATGTTCGCGTGGGGAAACGTCGACCGCATCCAGGCGGGCAACGCTCGCATCCAGGCCATCCTCGCCGCGCCGGACCTCGAGACTCCCGCGAGCGCCGCACGGCCCGCGCACGATGGCGTCGCGTTCCGTGGCGTCGGCTTCCGTTACGAGGACGGAGGACCCGAGGTCCTCCACGACGTCTCCTTCGAAGCGCCAGCGGGCAGGGTCACCGCGCTGGTCGGCCCCTCGGGCGCGGGCAAGACGACGCTCGTGCGGCTCGTGCCCCGCTTATGGGAGGCGACGAACGGCGCGGTCGAGCTCGGCGGCGTCGACGTGCGCACGCTCCCGCTCGACGAGCTGCTCTCGCACATCTCGATGGTGTTCCAGGACGTGTTCCTCTTTCACGGCACCATTCACGAGAACCTGCGTCTGGCCCGGCCCGAGGCCACCGATGCGCAGATCGATGCCGCGTGTCGCGCCGCGCGTGCGTACGACTTCATCCAGGCGCTCCCCAGGAAGTACGACACGCTGCTCGGTGAGCGCGGCGCACGCCTCTCGGGGGGCGAGAAGCAGCGCCTGTCCATTGCGCGCGCGCTCCTCAAGGACGCGCCAGTGCTGCTGCTCGACGAGGCGACGGCTTTCGCCGACCCCGAGAACGAAGCGCGCATCCAGGAAGCGCTCTCCGAGCTGTGCGCGGGGCGGACGGTGCTCGTCGTCGCGCACCGGCTGTCGACGATTGCCACCGCCGACCACATCGTCGTCATCGACGGAGGCCGCGTGAACGACCAGGGTACGCACGACGAGCTGCTCGCGCGCTGCGCGTTGTACCAACGTCTCTGGCGCAGCCACACCGAAGCACTCGACTGGTCGCTAGGCGACCCGGGCACGGCCGCCAGCGCGCAGGAGGTGGCGTGA
- a CDS encoding ABC transporter ATP-binding protein: MLGEIFMLGERLAGRKDARLRRGLLFAFAEALTIAAPYALVLFFVREALEHRLTMHLTWWLTGGIALSALLRLAFSGGAMSNIFIAAHTLMGQARIRTADHLRRLPMGFFTQRRSGELAGVLTTDVALVEDVWSHTIGIFTSSFALPMLVGLGLCFLDWRLGLVVLAALPVALLVMAATTPIFVREIEAVLEASADVSARVVEYVQGIAVLRAFGRHGEVYQRFVKAMERLRDALIRADVLPSPLLAVFGFVVEVSFVAVAYAGSALALRGSIQPGVLLVFLVVTVGVVRQVADLGVALLLLRASQRALGRVDRLLAEKPLAESSARAAPLQTFDVEVDSVSFAYEDEAVLDGVSVTFPERSLTALVGASGSGKSTLVHLVARLWDIPRPGAIRIGGVDIRDMPFEELHQHIAMVFQDVVLFSGTILENLRVGRPDASLEEVERAAKAARAHDFITALPNGYDTVLGEGGGTLSGGERQRLSIARAILKDAPVVLLDEATASVDASAEAEIQRAVDELVRKKTVVVIAHRLRTVRRAHRIVVLDKGRVAESGTHEELLAKRGVYAALWQEQERARGWRLAASATRRT; this comes from the coding sequence ATGCTCGGAGAAATCTTCATGCTCGGTGAGCGGCTCGCTGGCCGAAAAGACGCACGTCTCCGGCGCGGACTGCTCTTCGCCTTCGCCGAAGCGCTCACCATCGCCGCGCCCTACGCCCTGGTCCTCTTCTTCGTTCGCGAAGCGCTCGAGCACCGGCTGACAATGCACCTGACATGGTGGCTCACCGGTGGCATCGCGCTCTCAGCGCTGCTGCGCCTCGCGTTCTCGGGAGGGGCGATGTCCAACATCTTCATCGCCGCGCACACGCTCATGGGGCAGGCGCGCATCCGCACAGCCGATCACCTGCGACGCTTGCCGATGGGGTTCTTCACGCAGCGAAGGAGCGGTGAGCTGGCAGGCGTGCTCACCACCGACGTCGCGCTCGTCGAGGACGTGTGGTCGCACACCATCGGCATCTTCACGTCGAGCTTCGCCCTGCCGATGCTGGTCGGCCTCGGCCTCTGCTTTCTCGATTGGCGCCTGGGGCTCGTCGTCCTCGCCGCTCTACCGGTGGCGCTCCTCGTGATGGCCGCGACCACGCCCATCTTCGTGCGCGAAATCGAGGCCGTGCTCGAGGCCTCGGCGGACGTGAGCGCTCGCGTGGTCGAATACGTGCAGGGCATCGCCGTGCTTCGCGCGTTCGGCCGGCACGGCGAGGTCTACCAGCGCTTCGTGAAGGCCATGGAGCGCCTGCGTGACGCCCTCATCCGCGCCGATGTCCTGCCCTCTCCCCTGCTCGCCGTGTTCGGCTTCGTCGTCGAGGTGAGCTTCGTCGCGGTGGCGTACGCAGGAAGCGCGCTGGCGCTGCGCGGCTCGATTCAACCCGGGGTGTTGCTCGTCTTCCTCGTCGTGACGGTGGGCGTCGTGCGACAGGTCGCGGACCTCGGTGTCGCGCTGCTCCTGCTTCGAGCGTCCCAGCGCGCACTCGGTCGCGTCGACCGGCTGCTCGCGGAGAAACCGCTGGCGGAGTCGTCCGCGAGAGCGGCGCCGCTCCAGACGTTCGACGTGGAGGTCGACTCCGTGTCCTTCGCTTACGAAGACGAGGCCGTGCTCGACGGCGTCTCGGTGACGTTCCCCGAGCGCTCGCTCACCGCGCTCGTCGGCGCTTCGGGCTCGGGCAAGTCGACGCTGGTCCACCTCGTGGCGCGCCTGTGGGACATCCCGCGCCCGGGTGCCATCCGCATCGGTGGCGTCGACATTCGCGACATGCCGTTCGAGGAGCTGCACCAGCACATCGCGATGGTGTTCCAGGACGTCGTCCTCTTCTCCGGGACCATCCTCGAGAACCTCCGTGTCGGGCGGCCCGACGCCTCACTCGAAGAAGTCGAGCGTGCAGCGAAGGCCGCGCGCGCCCACGACTTCATCACGGCCCTGCCGAACGGCTACGACACCGTCCTCGGCGAAGGAGGTGGAACCCTCTCGGGCGGCGAGCGCCAGCGTTTGTCCATCGCGCGCGCCATCCTCAAGGACGCGCCCGTCGTGCTCCTCGACGAGGCAACCGCCTCGGTCGACGCGTCGGCGGAGGCCGAGATACAGCGCGCGGTCGACGAGCTGGTCAGGAAGAAGACTGTCGTCGTCATCGCGCATCGCCTGCGCACCGTGCGGCGGGCGCACCGCATCGTCGTGCTCGACAAGGGGCGCGTCGCGGAGTCAGGCACGCACGAGGAGCTGCTCGCGAAGCGCGGCGTCTACGCAGCGCTCTGGCAGGAGCAGGAGCGCGCCAGGGGCTGGCGGCTCGCGGCGAGCGCAACACGCCGCACGTGA
- a CDS encoding kelch repeat-containing protein yields MLPLRHLSFLATVPLLFLAACTAQPSGSVQFAASVQQALSSQDVTRVKVTLSTPEMSSRVVELARSNGAWNGLIGDIPAGSDHSFLAEASDASGTMRFQGQASGVTITANQTTTVAITLQEIEPPLPYGNEAPLIDSVVASTTTVQAGGSLSLSATAHDPNTEDTLTFAWTASSGTFSAPTAATSSWTAPSSTGIHTLVFTVTDSQGAASSVSLAVNVVSSTSTGNAVLNVSFNLWPVVSKVSASLNRLDAGQSTAVSANASDADGDALSYQWAATCPGTWTDATSSTASFIPSSVPASACNNCRLTVTVQDGRGGQTTGSLNLCVAASSTERFAPLFTTFYQSATSTSPGQTVTFDVTAMDPQASSMTFAWTANTGSLAAAQSTASTSHVVWTAPSCTVTGPPPSITAVVTNAYGLSASRSFSLSGLLTCVAGWSSAGSMAAGRYAHTATLLSSGKLLVTGGVVNGGALDSAEVYDPATDSWSSAGVMVAARYQHTATLLPSGKVLVTGGYGKSGVLNSAEVYDPATHSWSSTGFMATARYQHTATLLPSGKVLVAGGVLNGSALPSAEVYDPATNTWSSTGSLATARYQHTTTLLPAGKVLVTGGFNGSALPSAEVYDPATHSWSSTDSLAMARYQHTATLLPSGKVLVAGGATGYSPSAEVYDPATHSWSSAGTMITGRGLHTATLLSSGKVLVTGGYNGFLASAELYDPATHSWSSAGTMSTARNQHTATLLSSGKVLVAGGWNGGSLSPTETYAP; encoded by the coding sequence ATGCTCCCTCTCAGGCACCTTTCCTTTCTGGCCACCGTACCGCTGCTCTTCCTGGCAGCCTGCACCGCTCAGCCCTCCGGCTCCGTCCAGTTCGCAGCCTCCGTCCAGCAGGCCCTCTCCTCCCAGGATGTCACTCGCGTCAAGGTGACCCTCTCCACACCGGAGATGTCTTCCCGCGTCGTCGAGCTGGCCAGGTCCAACGGCGCCTGGAACGGACTCATCGGCGACATCCCCGCTGGCTCCGACCACTCCTTCCTCGCCGAGGCCTCCGACGCCTCTGGCACCATGCGTTTCCAGGGTCAGGCCTCCGGCGTCACCATCACCGCCAACCAGACCACCACCGTGGCCATCACCCTTCAAGAGATTGAACCGCCTCTTCCCTACGGCAATGAGGCCCCCCTCATTGACTCCGTCGTCGCCTCCACCACCACGGTCCAGGCTGGCGGCTCGCTCTCGCTGAGCGCGACGGCGCATGATCCCAACACCGAAGACACCCTCACCTTTGCGTGGACGGCCTCCAGCGGCACCTTCTCCGCCCCCACGGCCGCTACCTCCTCGTGGACGGCGCCATCCTCCACGGGCATCCATACCCTCGTCTTCACCGTGACGGACTCTCAGGGCGCTGCCTCCTCCGTCTCCCTCGCCGTCAACGTCGTCTCCAGCACCTCCACCGGCAACGCGGTCCTCAACGTCTCCTTCAACCTCTGGCCCGTGGTCTCCAAGGTCTCGGCCTCGCTCAACCGGCTCGACGCGGGGCAGTCCACCGCCGTCTCCGCCAATGCCTCGGATGCGGATGGCGATGCCCTCTCCTACCAGTGGGCCGCGACCTGCCCCGGGACCTGGACGGATGCGACCTCCAGCACCGCTTCCTTCATCCCTTCCTCCGTTCCGGCCAGCGCGTGTAACAACTGCCGGCTCACCGTCACGGTACAAGACGGCCGGGGTGGGCAGACCACGGGCTCGCTCAACCTCTGCGTTGCCGCCTCATCCACCGAGCGCTTCGCCCCTCTCTTCACCACCTTCTACCAGTCCGCCACCTCCACCTCTCCGGGCCAGACGGTGACCTTTGACGTCACCGCCATGGACCCGCAGGCCAGCTCCATGACGTTTGCCTGGACTGCCAATACGGGCTCGCTGGCCGCGGCGCAGAGCACCGCCAGCACCAGCCATGTCGTGTGGACGGCCCCCTCCTGCACGGTGACGGGCCCTCCCCCCTCCATCACCGCTGTCGTCACCAATGCCTACGGCCTCTCAGCCTCCAGGTCTTTCTCCCTCTCCGGCCTGCTGACGTGCGTGGCCGGCTGGTCCTCCGCGGGCTCCATGGCCGCGGGCCGCTACGCCCATACGGCCACCCTGCTCTCCTCCGGCAAGCTGCTCGTCACCGGGGGCGTGGTGAATGGCGGCGCCCTGGACTCCGCGGAGGTGTACGACCCGGCCACCGACTCCTGGTCCTCCGCGGGCGTCATGGTTGCGGCCCGCTACCAGCACACCGCCACCCTGCTCCCCTCTGGCAAGGTGCTCGTCACGGGGGGCTACGGCAAGAGCGGCGTCCTGAACTCCGCGGAGGTGTACGACCCGGCCACCCACTCCTGGTCCTCCACAGGCTTCATGGCCACGGCCCGCTACCAGCACACCGCCACCCTGCTCCCCTCCGGCAAGGTGCTCGTCGCTGGGGGCGTGTTGAATGGCAGCGCACTGCCCTCCGCGGAGGTGTACGACCCGGCCACCAACACCTGGTCCTCCACAGGCTCCCTGGCCACGGCCCGCTACCAGCACACCACCACCCTGCTCCCCGCCGGCAAGGTGCTCGTCACGGGGGGCTTCAATGGCAGCGCCCTGCCCTCCGCGGAGGTGTACGACCCGGCCACCCACTCCTGGTCTTCCACAGACTCCCTGGCCATGGCCCGCTACCAACACACCGCCACCCTGCTCCCCTCCGGCAAGGTGCTTGTCGCCGGGGGCGCCACTGGATACTCCCCCTCCGCGGAGGTGTACGACCCGGCCACCCACTCCTGGTCCTCCGCCGGTACCATGATTACGGGCCGCGGCCTCCACACCGCCACCCTGCTCTCCTCTGGCAAGGTGCTCGTCACGGGTGGCTACAATGGCTTCCTGGCCTCCGCGGAGCTGTATGACCCGGCCACCCACTCCTGGTCCTCCGCGGGCACCATGTCCACGGCCCGCAACCAACACACCGCCACCCTGCTTTCCTCAGGCAAGGTGCTCGTCGCCGGGGGCTGGAATGGCGGCAGTCTCTCTCCCACGGAGACCTACGCACCTTGA
- a CDS encoding serine hydrolase domain-containing protein: MGNKRNRIAGNRRGVWFFLGLVPWLVGATPGPPEPAEQLVGIWGSERVLGPQVRGELTLVRSEGTWRARIAGFDVPARVDGRKVSVVFPGGQGELRGTLAEDGRRITGHWIQPRVLMSGMKFATPVELRALHAEVWRGEVAPLEDRFSLYLVVRKQPDGSVSAFIRNPERNFGNRMMFRVGLQGGAVRLTAASGNVQLDGTFDAQAGRLSLRLPSMDTTFDFTRRERTQAVGLHARTLAPGPYVYQRPIAEEDGWATASLSEVGMDVQPIRQLVQRILDQEPGPESAPAIQGLLVARHGKLVVEEYFQGFDKERPHDLRSAAKSYASVMIGIALDQGAPFTVDTPVLSLFPEYKGRLANLDARKRKLTVAHLMTMSTGLACDDDDPASPGNEDRLEDDVPDWYRYTLDLPMVRGPGEKAVYCSANINLLGGVLRNVTRMWIPEFFEKNLATPLQMRGYHLDLMPTGEQYLGGGIYMRPRDALKLGQLYLSGGMWNGRRVVSQRWVERSTANHATMGDGRTYGYTWWRHELRVGDRVYSEYEASGNGGQLVMVVPELDLVVMFTAGNYNHVAIWRKFREELLPQFILGAVTAK, encoded by the coding sequence ATGGGAAACAAACGCAACCGGATTGCTGGAAACCGAAGGGGCGTCTGGTTCTTCCTGGGGCTGGTTCCCTGGCTTGTCGGCGCGACCCCCGGGCCGCCGGAGCCCGCGGAGCAGTTGGTGGGAATCTGGGGCAGCGAGCGCGTGCTCGGGCCACAGGTCCGAGGGGAATTGACGCTGGTGCGAAGCGAGGGCACCTGGCGCGCACGCATCGCGGGATTCGACGTCCCGGCCCGGGTGGACGGCAGGAAGGTCTCCGTCGTCTTCCCTGGAGGACAGGGCGAGCTCCGGGGGACGCTGGCGGAGGACGGCCGGCGCATCACCGGTCATTGGATTCAGCCGCGCGTGCTGATGAGCGGCATGAAGTTCGCCACGCCGGTGGAGCTGCGCGCGCTCCACGCGGAGGTCTGGCGTGGAGAAGTGGCGCCCCTGGAGGACCGGTTCTCGCTGTACCTGGTGGTCCGGAAGCAGCCGGACGGCTCCGTGAGTGCGTTCATCCGCAACCCGGAGCGGAACTTCGGCAACCGGATGATGTTCCGGGTCGGCCTCCAGGGTGGCGCCGTCCGTCTCACGGCTGCGTCTGGCAATGTGCAGCTCGACGGCACGTTCGACGCGCAAGCCGGGCGGCTGTCACTGCGCCTGCCGTCCATGGATACGACGTTCGACTTCACCCGCAGGGAGCGGACCCAGGCCGTGGGCCTCCATGCCCGTACGCTCGCGCCGGGCCCCTACGTCTACCAGCGGCCCATCGCGGAGGAAGACGGCTGGGCGACGGCCTCCCTGTCCGAGGTCGGCATGGACGTCCAGCCCATCCGCCAGCTCGTGCAGCGCATCCTCGACCAGGAACCCGGCCCGGAGTCCGCGCCCGCCATCCAGGGGTTGCTCGTCGCACGCCACGGGAAGCTGGTGGTCGAGGAGTATTTCCAGGGCTTCGACAAGGAGCGCCCCCATGACCTGCGCTCCGCGGCGAAGTCCTACGCCTCCGTGATGATTGGAATCGCCCTGGACCAGGGCGCACCCTTCACCGTGGATACGCCGGTCCTCTCGCTGTTCCCCGAGTACAAGGGGCGGCTTGCGAACCTGGACGCACGCAAGCGCAAGCTCACCGTCGCGCACCTGATGACCATGTCGACAGGGCTGGCCTGCGACGACGATGACCCGGCCTCACCTGGAAACGAGGACCGGCTCGAGGACGACGTGCCGGACTGGTACAGGTACACGCTGGACCTTCCGATGGTGCGCGGGCCCGGCGAGAAGGCCGTGTACTGCTCGGCGAACATCAACCTGCTGGGCGGTGTCCTGCGCAATGTCACGCGCATGTGGATTCCGGAGTTCTTCGAGAAGAATCTCGCCACGCCGCTCCAGATGCGCGGCTACCACCTCGACCTGATGCCCACGGGCGAGCAGTACCTGGGCGGCGGCATCTACATGCGCCCGCGCGACGCGCTCAAGCTCGGGCAGCTCTACCTCTCCGGGGGGATGTGGAATGGCCGGCGCGTGGTGAGCCAGCGCTGGGTCGAGCGCTCCACGGCCAACCACGCGACGATGGGAGACGGACGGACGTATGGCTACACGTGGTGGCGCCATGAGCTCCGCGTCGGTGACCGCGTGTACTCGGAATACGAGGCCAGCGGAAACGGGGGACAGTTGGTGATGGTCGTCCCCGAGCTCGACCTCGTCGTGATGTTCACCGCGGGCAACTACAACCACGTGGCCATCTGGAGGAAGTTCCGGGAGGAGCTCCTGCCCCAGTTCATCCTCGGCGCTGTCACCGCGAAGTGA
- a CDS encoding class I SAM-dependent methyltransferase → MAHDHKAHHHTVPGFGADRAAHYDAQASVTLAGAQAMYELGVSALTAQLDGQDTASLLYVGVGTGAELMPYTRFDVPGWRFTGVDPSDAMLAVARKRLEAEGLLSRTHLHVGELSSLPAGPPFDGAQMMGVLHHVEGEEARLELLREVTRRLKPGAPLVLGCRIGMDPELTNVELRRWRTYGIPLDELELRRQRFATMRPIESDAALFAMFARTGLVAPKPIFVSLQFKVFLARFEP, encoded by the coding sequence ATGGCTCACGACCACAAAGCCCACCACCACACCGTGCCGGGCTTTGGCGCCGACCGCGCCGCGCACTACGACGCCCAGGCGTCCGTCACCCTCGCCGGTGCCCAGGCGATGTACGAGCTCGGGGTCAGCGCGCTGACCGCGCAGCTCGACGGCCAGGACACGGCGTCGCTGCTCTACGTGGGAGTGGGGACGGGCGCGGAGTTGATGCCCTACACCCGCTTCGACGTGCCAGGCTGGCGCTTCACGGGCGTGGACCCCTCCGACGCCATGCTCGCCGTCGCCCGCAAGCGCCTGGAGGCCGAGGGACTGCTCTCGCGCACGCACCTGCACGTGGGCGAGCTGAGCAGCCTGCCTGCCGGCCCCCCGTTCGACGGCGCGCAGATGATGGGGGTCCTGCACCATGTGGAGGGCGAGGAGGCCCGCTTGGAGCTGCTGCGAGAAGTGACCCGGCGGCTCAAGCCTGGAGCGCCCCTCGTGCTGGGCTGCCGCATCGGCATGGACCCCGAGCTGACGAACGTGGAGCTGCGGCGGTGGCGGACGTATGGAATCCCCCTGGACGAGCTGGAGCTTCGGCGCCAGCGCTTCGCGACGATGCGGCCCATCGAGTCCGATGCCGCCCTGTTCGCGATGTTCGCCCGAACCGGACTGGTGGCGCCGAAACCCATCTTCGTCTCGCTGCAGTTCAAGGTGTTCCTCGCGCGCTTCGAGCCCTGA
- a CDS encoding DoxX family protein, whose translation MTTAIGVSARPSKVLHVSLWVVQALLGVVFAGTGIWKLLTPVPQLAAMIPWAGQVPAAFLYATAVVDLCGGLGLVLPSLTRIKPGLTGLAALGCAALQVCAIVFHVSRGEAANTPFNVLLVALALFVFWGRRSRAPIHSADSA comes from the coding sequence ATGACCACTGCGATCGGCGTCAGCGCGAGGCCGTCCAAAGTTCTTCACGTCAGCCTGTGGGTCGTCCAGGCGCTACTGGGGGTCGTCTTCGCCGGCACGGGCATCTGGAAGCTTTTGACTCCGGTTCCGCAGCTCGCGGCGATGATTCCGTGGGCAGGGCAGGTTCCGGCAGCGTTCCTGTACGCGACGGCGGTGGTTGACCTGTGCGGCGGGCTGGGCCTCGTCCTGCCATCGCTCACGCGCATCAAGCCGGGCTTGACCGGCCTCGCCGCGCTGGGCTGTGCGGCGCTCCAGGTTTGCGCCATCGTCTTCCACGTCTCGCGCGGCGAGGCGGCGAATACCCCCTTCAACGTCCTGCTGGTCGCGCTCGCTCTCTTCGTCTTCTGGGGGCGCCGGTCCCGGGCGCCCATCCATTCCGCCGATTCGGCCTGA
- a CDS encoding winged helix-turn-helix transcriptional regulator, with protein sequence MTTRYDDDCVATREILSLVGDKWSVLVIVNLGEGTMRFSDIKRAIEGISQRMLTLTLRGLERDGLVTRTVFPTIPPRVDYALTRLGRTLLEPVTALAIWAQHHKPEIQRAREAFARAAKSA encoded by the coding sequence ATGACCACGCGCTACGACGACGATTGCGTCGCGACGCGTGAGATTCTCAGCCTCGTCGGGGACAAGTGGAGCGTGCTGGTCATCGTCAACCTCGGCGAAGGCACGATGCGCTTCAGCGACATCAAACGCGCCATCGAGGGCATCTCGCAGCGCATGCTGACCCTCACGCTGCGAGGCCTCGAGCGTGATGGGCTGGTCACTCGGACCGTCTTCCCGACGATTCCGCCGCGCGTGGACTACGCGCTCACGCGGCTCGGACGAACGCTGCTCGAGCCGGTGACCGCGCTCGCGATCTGGGCGCAACACCACAAGCCGGAGATCCAGCGCGCCCGCGAGGCTTTCGCACGCGCCGCCAAGTCGGCGTGA